From Alkalinema sp. FACHB-956:
TGTGGGAAGCCCGCGCGATCGCATCCAGCAAATCGGGAACCCGCCGTAAATCTTCCGAAGCGGCTGGCGGCACGATCGTCACCCCCAGCACCCGTCCCACTGCGCCAGCGGCCATCACTAGGGCATCGGCTTCAGTTTGTGCAGGCGTGCTGGGTAACTGCCAGCGATCGCGTAGCTGGGATCGCTGGGCTGGCTGAAATACCGATTGCATTTGTTGCAGCATTGCTACTTGAATTTGTCGATCGGCCTGCTGCTGCAATCCTAAGCGTTGCCTTTCCTGCTGTTCAGCTTGTTGATCCAGAGTCTGGAGTGCTTGCAGAACCAGCGCTTGTAAGGTTTGGACTCCCTGGATAAAGGTTTGGGGTTTTTGGATTTCAACCGGAGGCTGAATATCCACCTCGACCACCGTTTGCGCCTGTAGCCAAAGATGGGTATTGAGTGGCAACCGCCCCTGCTGAGCCGTCACCGTTAACCCGGCAAATCCCACCAGATGCACCTGCCCTTGCAGAATTTGCGTCCAAGTCATCCGACCCTGTCCTGGCTGAAACACTTCCCCACGATCGAGCACACCACAGGAACTGATCTGAGTTGATGCAGTCTGGGGCAAAATTCCCGCCAATGTCAGTCCCAAATGGTATACCCAGTTTTCCAGCTTCGCGATCGCAACGAGGGGTTCCGCAATCATCCAATCACAGAATTCTGCGATCGAAAGCGGTTGCAGAATTGTTTCTTCCGCCGCTACAACTAGAATTTGGTAATCCGTTATGGAGTTAACCTTTTCAGCATTGGCGAGTCCATGACTTGGGATCAAAAGCTCCCCCGCTTTCACCGTAAACAAACACCGTCGTCTACCCTTAGGGATGCCCTGTTCCACGGGAATGCTGAAAAGCGCTAACGATCCCGATCGGACTTGCCAGAGGGTATCAGATTGACTAGATGATTGATTAGATGATTGACTAGATGACTCTTCTAATAAACGATTCAACAATACGGCAGTGTTACTTTTGAGTACCTTAAGATGAACGGTATCCTGAATCGATCGAATACCACGAGTTTGTAACTGGTGAGACACTGGTGACATGATTATTCCTCCTCTAGGGCATCGCCTTCACTGCGGATTAATTCGAGATAATGGCCCTGCACTTGACGCAGTTGATCGTGGGTTCCGCGCTGCACCACCTTGCCCCGTTCCAGAACAATAATTTCGTCGCAGTCCCGGATCGTGCTGAGACGGTGCGCCACCATTAAACAAGTACAGCCCCGCAGACGCAGGTTATAGTCGATGATTTTTTCGGTTTCTGAATCCAAGGCACTGGTTGCTTCGTCCAAAATTAAAATAGACGGGTTATTCACCAAAGCCCGCGCAATTTCTAAGCGCTGCCGCTGCCCACCACTCAAATTACTCGCCCCTTCCAATAAATCCGCATGGTAGCCCCCCGTCATCGCAAGCACCACATCATGAATCGCGGCATCTTGACAGGCACGGATTAACGCCGCATCGGGAATGGTCGTGTTCCACAGCGTCAGATTATCGCGAACCGTTCCAGAAATCAGCAAAACATCCTGCTGCACCATCGCGATCGAATTAACCAACACTTCCCGAGGAATCTGCTGCCGAGGCTGGCCATCGAAACAAATTTCCCCAGACCACGGTTGATACAGACCGCTGACCAAATTACCGATCGTGGACTTGCCCGACCCACTGCCACCCACCAGCGCCACTCGCTGCCCTGGTTTGAGGCAGAGATTAAAGTTCTCGATTAACGGCTCACTGGCGCGATTATAGCCAAAGGTGACGTTTTTCAGTTCAAGGTATCCCGCCAATTTGGGCGCTGCAAAATTCGCCATGGGGGGCGCTTGCAAGGCCGGATCGAGGGGATTATTCAGGACATCATCCAGCCGCGCCATGGTGCCTTCCAGTTCTTGGATATCCTGGCTAAGTTGCAGCAGTTGCCCAACGGGTTGCATAAATTGCTGAATTAACGATTGAAAGGCAATTAATTTCCCGATCGTAATCACCCCATCCATGACGCGCATTCCACCGAAAATTAGCAACAGCATGGAACTGAGCGACGAGAGCAAGGTAGGTAATGCTCCCAGCCATTGGTTTAAACTATCAATTTCCTGCTGAGCGTTCAGCGATTTGGCATAGTAGCCCGCCCACCGGGTAAAAAAGTCGGATTCCAGGCCCGACGCTTTCAGGGTTTCAATGCTTTGCAAACCCGCGATCGCCGTTCCGCTGACCTTGCCCTGTTCCTGCATCAACCGCGTATTATTATCCGATCGTAATCGCCCCACCCATTGCAGGACAATTAAATTAATCAATACAAATGCAAATCCAATTTTTGTCAGTTCAGCATCATATAACCACATCGCTATTCCATAGAAAATCACCATCACTGCCGAAATTAGCGTCGTGGCTAATTGCCCAGACAGTAGAGAGGCCAGTCGATCGTTCAACTGAATGCGACTACTGATTTCACCGGAAAACCGTTGGGCATAGAACCCCACAGGTAACTGAAGTAAATGCTGAATAAACTGCCCTGACATCACCATGGCCAGCTTGACTTTCATCCGCCGCAGATTTTGCAATTGCAAACGGGTCAGCAACCCCGTCACTCCCGCTGTAATAAACATGACTAACAACAACGACGGTAACCATTCCGATCGCTGATTGACTAAGATTTGATCAATAAAAATTTGGGAAAAGCTAGAAGTGACTAAACCAACAACGACTAACAACAGACCAATCAACAGACCAAACATCAGGGGCGCGATCGATCCTTTCAATCGTTGCCACAGGGCACGGAAAATATTGGGTTTAACACCGCCTTTTTGAAATGAATCACTGGGCGCAAAGGTCAGGACAACGCCCGTAAAACTTTCGTTAAATTCCTCTAGGGACACGGTTCTAGGCCCCATGGCCGGATCGTTCAGAAACACTTTTTTTTGGTAGAACCCTTCCACCACGAGGAAGTGATTGAAATTCCAATAGACAATGTAAGGCGGTTCCAGCTTTTGTAGGGCATTGAGTTGAACTTTTAGGCCCTTAGCCTGGAGTTGATAATTCCGAGCCGCTTTCAGCAGATTTGGGGCTTTGCTGCCATCGCGGGAAACGCCACAGGCCACCCGCAGTTCAGCCAGGGGTACCCGTCTGCCAAAGTAAGCCAAAATCATGGCCAGGGACGCTGCACCACATTCCACCGCTTCCATTTGTAAAATCGTGGGCGTGCGTCGCCGCACCCGCAATCGCTTGAGCAGGGTTTGGTATTTTTGCTGGCAAAACTGGGTCAGGGTAGCAAGGGGCGCGAGGGTTGGGAAAAGGGAAGGACTCAACATCATGACTGGATGCCAATCAGATTTTTCAAGAAGGGTAAAACGTAGCTAATGGGAGGACGTTCTTCGATCGTGATGCGGACGATCGTTGTGGTTCCCGGTGTGAGGGACTGGCCGGGGCCTTGGGACCCTGACCAACGATATTGCGGACAGTCAGTGCCCTGGGGCGGCGCTGATTGGCATTCCAGGGACGCGAAGATGGCCATCTGGGCCTCCTCCGCCATCACGCCTTTGAGCATGTCTGGATGGCCTACCAAACTGGCAGCTCCGGCCTGGGTCACGGCCAAGGGCGACACTTTCTCCACTCGACCGATAATGCCCCCGTATTCTTCAGCTTTGACGGTGGTGGGCGTCACTTTGACTTCCA
This genomic window contains:
- a CDS encoding NHLP family bacteriocin export ABC transporter peptidase/permease/ATPase subunit; its protein translation is MLSPSLFPTLAPLATLTQFCQQKYQTLLKRLRVRRRTPTILQMEAVECGAASLAMILAYFGRRVPLAELRVACGVSRDGSKAPNLLKAARNYQLQAKGLKVQLNALQKLEPPYIVYWNFNHFLVVEGFYQKKVFLNDPAMGPRTVSLEEFNESFTGVVLTFAPSDSFQKGGVKPNIFRALWQRLKGSIAPLMFGLLIGLLLVVVGLVTSSFSQIFIDQILVNQRSEWLPSLLLVMFITAGVTGLLTRLQLQNLRRMKVKLAMVMSGQFIQHLLQLPVGFYAQRFSGEISSRIQLNDRLASLLSGQLATTLISAVMVIFYGIAMWLYDAELTKIGFAFVLINLIVLQWVGRLRSDNNTRLMQEQGKVSGTAIAGLQSIETLKASGLESDFFTRWAGYYAKSLNAQQEIDSLNQWLGALPTLLSSLSSMLLLIFGGMRVMDGVITIGKLIAFQSLIQQFMQPVGQLLQLSQDIQELEGTMARLDDVLNNPLDPALQAPPMANFAAPKLAGYLELKNVTFGYNRASEPLIENFNLCLKPGQRVALVGGSGSGKSTIGNLVSGLYQPWSGEICFDGQPRQQIPREVLVNSIAMVQQDVLLISGTVRDNLTLWNTTIPDAALIRACQDAAIHDVVLAMTGGYHADLLEGASNLSGGQRQRLEIARALVNNPSILILDEATSALDSETEKIIDYNLRLRGCTCLMVAHRLSTIRDCDEIIVLERGKVVQRGTHDQLRQVQGHYLELIRSEGDALEEE